A single region of the Lacipirellulaceae bacterium genome encodes:
- a CDS encoding glycoside hydrolase family 97 N-terminal domain-containing protein, with amino-acid sequence MKNFFVVFGAILATVVASACHAIEVTSPNGRIVATFEVKDTESTKQCAVYRVSYDGKPLITDSRLRFQIKTDDSSSKIEFGDNLVVLSEEKSEQDATWRPVYGERSTIRDQYRQVIVICQDSTDPELSLRVTLRVYDSGVAFLMSVVGNDTQEYVTIVQELTEFTFLDDHTAWCTTNAQGIYEPRPLSKLGEQVERPLTIRTTDDQPVYVAVGEAELFDFSRMKLRRSKKNPLCIVSQLHSPAKHILQADTPWRVIMIADSPGELLENNDIFLNLNRPCKIEDTSWIRPGKVIREITLTDEGAEACIDFAVKYNLQFVEFDAGWYGHEYDDASDATTITVDPKRSAGPLDLRRHIKVANEKGLGVILYVNRRALEKQLDEILPLYKSWGVAGVKYGFVNVGSQKWTRWLHEAIRKAAEHELMVDVHDEYRPTGFSRTYPNLMTVEGIGGDETAPTNKQTLMQLFTRCLAGASDNKICYFDARVEEKQNHAAQLAKAVMMYDPWQFLFWYDSPAESLKKKRGEQGYNVIVETPELEFWKHMPTVWDDSRVLHGEIGEYATIARRSGLDWYVVSLNSDDPQDLKADLDFLEPNQKYIAHVYSHDPSLQTRTHVRIERLEVDQESTLPIKLIANSGQAVRIVPAK; translated from the coding sequence GTGAAAAACTTCTTCGTTGTTTTCGGTGCTATCCTAGCAACCGTCGTTGCTTCGGCTTGTCATGCTATCGAAGTTACTTCACCCAATGGCCGCATTGTTGCAACCTTTGAGGTGAAGGATACCGAATCCACAAAACAATGTGCCGTCTATCGCGTGAGCTACGATGGCAAGCCGTTGATTACCGATTCGCGATTGCGTTTCCAAATCAAAACTGACGACAGCTCGAGCAAAATCGAGTTCGGCGACAACCTCGTAGTCCTTTCGGAGGAGAAAAGTGAGCAAGACGCCACGTGGCGACCTGTCTATGGCGAACGAAGCACGATCCGAGATCAGTACCGACAGGTCATTGTGATATGTCAAGATTCGACCGATCCCGAGCTTTCACTCCGAGTGACGTTGCGGGTTTACGATTCGGGGGTCGCCTTCCTCATGAGTGTTGTAGGCAATGACACGCAAGAATATGTCACCATCGTACAAGAACTCACAGAGTTCACATTCCTTGACGACCACACGGCTTGGTGTACGACGAACGCGCAGGGAATCTACGAACCTCGTCCCCTCAGCAAGCTTGGCGAGCAAGTCGAACGACCTTTAACGATCAGAACGACCGATGATCAGCCTGTTTACGTAGCGGTTGGAGAAGCAGAGCTGTTCGACTTTTCTCGCATGAAGCTGCGTCGATCCAAGAAGAATCCACTGTGTATCGTCAGCCAGCTGCATAGCCCGGCGAAGCATATTCTCCAAGCGGACACGCCTTGGCGAGTGATCATGATTGCCGACAGCCCGGGCGAACTACTTGAGAACAACGACATTTTCCTCAATCTCAACAGGCCCTGTAAGATTGAAGACACTTCTTGGATTAGGCCCGGCAAAGTCATTCGCGAAATCACGCTCACAGACGAGGGAGCCGAGGCGTGTATCGACTTTGCGGTGAAGTACAACCTGCAATTTGTCGAGTTCGACGCTGGCTGGTACGGGCACGAATATGACGATGCCTCGGACGCGACAACAATCACCGTCGATCCTAAGCGTTCCGCAGGGCCGCTCGATCTTAGACGACACATCAAAGTCGCGAACGAGAAGGGGTTGGGCGTCATTCTCTACGTGAATCGGCGAGCACTCGAAAAGCAACTTGATGAGATCCTCCCACTTTACAAATCGTGGGGCGTGGCGGGGGTGAAGTACGGATTCGTGAATGTCGGATCGCAGAAGTGGACGCGCTGGTTGCACGAGGCGATTCGCAAGGCGGCTGAGCATGAACTAATGGTCGATGTCCATGATGAATACCGCCCCACCGGCTTTAGTCGTACGTATCCCAACCTGATGACCGTCGAGGGCATCGGTGGTGATGAGACCGCACCCACCAATAAACAAACCTTGATGCAGCTATTCACTCGATGCCTAGCAGGTGCTTCGGACAACAAGATTTGCTACTTCGATGCACGTGTCGAAGAAAAACAAAATCACGCTGCCCAGCTAGCCAAGGCGGTCATGATGTACGACCCGTGGCAGTTTCTTTTCTGGTACGACAGCCCGGCTGAATCCTTGAAGAAGAAGCGAGGCGAGCAAGGTTATAACGTCATCGTTGAGACACCAGAGCTAGAGTTCTGGAAGCACATGCCGACGGTGTGGGACGACAGCCGAGTCCTGCACGGAGAGATTGGTGAGTACGCAACCATCGCGCGGCGCTCGGGGCTCGACTGGTACGTTGTGTCCTTAAATTCCGACGATCCGCAAGACCTCAAAGCCGATCTGGATTTTCTTGAGCCGAATCAGAAGTACATCGCCCACGTCTATTCGCACGATCCTTCGCTCCAAACGCGTACTCATGTAAGAATCGAACGCCTCGAAGTCGATCAAGAGAGCACTCTACCCATCAAGCTGATCGCCAATAGTGGCCAAGCAGTACGGATTGTGCCAGCGAAGTAG
- a CDS encoding glycoside hydrolase family 97 catalytic domain-containing protein, whose amino-acid sequence MQASLVEDDGIIRLLVYRDGEPLLKDIRLGIELEGSHDNQEIVQVSSSEHENSWKPVWGKRNQVQDKFVECRFKTDQYSIVVRIYDDGIAVRYELPADIDGELVKHTILKDLTTFNFATDATCYSYNGENPNIGPEKLSDTGGDRQAPLLAKCADDCYVAIHEAALYDAPWMKLHSETGSNSIRVKTSKYEVKPGFKTPWRVLMVGDTPGDLLDSDLLMNLNPPCQVEDPTWIKPGVCFWDWRAWGHKTKDGFTYGLDLPSWKRFVDFAEETGVPYLLLDANWYGPEFEKESNPTETGKVNDVRELLDYANAHNVGVLLYLNDVAGRKYDLDAVLKNYHEWGAKGIKYGFMSGGGKDKVERTRRIIELCAKNELVVDFHDGPIPPSGDMRTYPNCLTREFCHAQSDSLRAFTPKTFVTACFVNGLAGPLDMANGMFDLENSMAQRPRIFEDVRSTVVGEAARSLIVFTGLNVLPDSPDAYREKAPLFEFIAAQKMPWDESKTLAGEIGQYITTMRRTGDTWLVATATNEEPLETKIEIDFLPPGKYAVVVYRDAPDSHYETNRETYQFSSETWDITGSKTITARLAPGGGHCLKIKRLEEDK is encoded by the coding sequence ATGCAAGCATCACTTGTTGAAGACGATGGAATAATCCGACTGCTTGTTTACCGTGACGGCGAACCGCTTCTTAAAGATATCCGATTGGGCATCGAACTTGAGGGGAGCCATGACAACCAAGAAATCGTTCAGGTTTCGTCAAGCGAGCATGAGAACTCATGGAAGCCCGTTTGGGGCAAACGGAATCAAGTGCAGGACAAGTTCGTGGAATGTAGGTTTAAAACGGACCAATACTCAATCGTGGTGCGTATCTACGATGACGGGATCGCTGTCCGTTATGAGCTGCCAGCCGACATCGATGGAGAACTCGTAAAGCACACCATTCTAAAGGATCTCACCACCTTCAACTTCGCCACCGACGCCACCTGCTACAGCTACAACGGCGAAAACCCGAACATCGGCCCTGAAAAGCTCAGCGACACGGGCGGTGACCGCCAAGCCCCGCTGCTCGCGAAGTGTGCGGACGACTGCTATGTCGCGATCCACGAAGCGGCCCTCTACGACGCTCCCTGGATGAAGTTGCATAGCGAGACGGGATCGAACTCAATCCGAGTCAAGACATCCAAGTACGAAGTCAAGCCGGGCTTCAAGACACCCTGGCGAGTGTTGATGGTTGGGGATACCCCAGGCGATTTGCTCGACAGCGATCTCCTGATGAATCTCAACCCGCCTTGTCAGGTCGAAGATCCAACATGGATCAAGCCGGGGGTTTGTTTCTGGGATTGGCGTGCCTGGGGGCATAAGACGAAAGATGGATTTACCTACGGCCTAGACTTGCCTTCTTGGAAACGCTTCGTCGATTTCGCTGAGGAGACCGGCGTTCCCTATCTGTTGCTCGACGCCAACTGGTACGGGCCGGAGTTTGAGAAAGAGTCCAACCCCACCGAAACGGGCAAGGTCAATGACGTCCGCGAACTACTCGACTACGCCAACGCCCACAATGTCGGCGTGCTGCTTTACTTGAACGACGTTGCTGGGCGGAAGTACGACCTTGATGCTGTGCTGAAGAATTATCACGAGTGGGGCGCAAAGGGGATTAAGTACGGCTTCATGAGCGGAGGCGGCAAAGACAAAGTTGAGCGGACACGACGCATCATCGAACTTTGCGCGAAGAACGAATTGGTAGTCGACTTCCACGACGGCCCAATTCCCCCGTCGGGCGATATGCGAACCTATCCAAATTGCTTGACCCGGGAATTCTGCCACGCACAGAGCGACTCACTTCGTGCTTTCACACCAAAGACGTTCGTAACCGCTTGCTTTGTGAACGGCTTGGCAGGTCCCCTCGATATGGCCAATGGAATGTTTGATCTGGAGAATTCGATGGCGCAGCGACCGCGAATATTCGAGGACGTTCGCTCAACGGTTGTTGGTGAAGCAGCCCGCTCGTTGATTGTCTTCACAGGGCTGAATGTCTTGCCGGACTCTCCCGACGCCTATCGAGAGAAGGCTCCCTTGTTCGAGTTCATTGCCGCGCAGAAGATGCCTTGGGATGAGAGCAAGACGCTAGCCGGAGAAATCGGACAGTACATCACCACGATGCGCCGCACGGGTGATACATGGTTAGTGGCAACAGCCACGAATGAGGAACCGCTGGAGACAAAGATCGAAATCGACTTTTTACCGCCCGGGAAATACGCTGTGGTGGTTTACAGGGACGCTCCTGACTCTCACTATGAAACCAATCGCGAGACGTACCAATTCTCATCAGAAACTTGGGACATCACCGGTTCGAAAACGATTACTGCTAGGCTTGCCCCAGGCGGCGGTCATTGTTTGAAGATAAAGCGACTTGAAGAAGACAAGTAA